From a single Osmerus eperlanus chromosome 8, fOsmEpe2.1, whole genome shotgun sequence genomic region:
- the tnfaip2a gene encoding tumor necrosis factor alpha-induced protein 2a isoform X3 has product MELIASFLILLLLAKVLLRTKKMDVAKGSGPRGMVYPKPDGQSDLRAVKDKIKKQLKIPGFKRCPKTPKPSTSNAVENPPPKEVVLSFMDHLSQKALAEASKHLISLEEQLFTQKSAQTEGGSPTRSGEEEDKLHADYQTLLVQLWMAVHDSFSPAPSREHLEVLRGAVIAVMQQEEQDRQWEDRPDGLSPPEWRPLRCRSTHNSLLQTMVESRLRNATVQQDIEGADNLSTDMKREVCKVGKCLKKDLLVVVRDVKDCYPQDLDICNLYARMYHRTFSTQLTELARSGLDVDDCTYLLFWINDYYPNTILQDKELKMNINSESMGSLVPEEDQAVLQEQYLAHKEDKVITWFNEALKNEVKDWQKGKMPEIIDGYCFCPLAIDIIQVSNCAVKECKSILGNKSKGQRILSKLESFLISYKHSLDEFMKGRRDNTQAILKANLVSIKQIRDFIIGEDDSMSEEIKAKCLLTLMSMKDCGNGYFIGPMQEELKVQYKRLWTHDWLTGSQNVLENILEALYKNLENFTDLKPVCREELLGRLHTDVMVEYVKRMMKRKIKLRNSEQQENAARLLSEDNRKLNSFFIEEWGSKESWLSEILPKLAEVLRLQDPGSIQLEIVTLAVDHPDLSVATTDRMNGFARIFLRCHY; this is encoded by the exons ATGGAGCTGATAGCATCGTTCCTTATTCTACTCTTGTTGGCAAAAGTATTGTTGCGGACTAAGAAGATGGATGTTG CGAAAGGATCCGGACCTCGTGGAATGGTTTACCCAAAACCAGACGGTCAAAGTGACCTCAGAGCAGTGAAGGATAAGATAAAAAAGCAACTGAAAATACCTGGCTTTAAGCGATGCCCAAAGACTCCAAAACCTAGCACCAGTAATGCAGTGGAGAACCCTCCTCCAAAGG AGGTAGTTCTAAGCTTCATGGATCACCTGAGTCAGAAAGCCTTGGCAGAGGCCTCCAAGCATCTGATCTCTCTGGAGGAGCAGCTCTTCACTCAGAAAAGTGCACAGACTGAGGGGGGGAGTCCGACCAGgagtggggaagaggaggacaagctgCATGCAGACTATCAAACTCTACTGGTCCAGTTATGGATGGCTGTTCATGACAGCTTCAGTCCCGCGCCTTCAAGAGAACACCTGGAGGTTCTGCGTGGTGCTGTGATCGCCGTAATGCAACAGGAAGAGCAAGACCGCCAATGGGAGGACCGCCCGGATGGTCTCAGTCCTCCTGAATGGCGTCCTCTTAGGTGCCGAAGCACCCACAACTCATTGCTTCAAACGATGGTGGAGTCACGGTTGAGGAATGCAACCGTGCAACAAGATATTGAAGGTGCAGACAACCTGTCAACAGATATGAAGCGGGAGGTGTGTAAGGTGGGGAAATGCTTGAAGAAAGACCTTCTTGTGGTCGTCAGAGACGTGAAAGACTGCTACCCACAGGATTTGGATATTTGTAATCTGTACGCACGCATGTATCACCGAACCTTCTCCACACAACTAACAGAGCTAGCccgttctggacttgatgtggATGACTGTACCTATCTTCTGTTCTGGATCAATGATTACTATCCAAA CACCATCTTGCAAGATAAAGAACTTAAAATGAACATCAACAGTGAGTCCATGGGAAGCCTTGTGCCTGAAGAAGACCAGGCAGTATTACAGGAACAGTATCTAGCACACAAAGAG GATAAAGTAATAACTTGGTTTAATGAAGCTCTAAAGAACGAAGTGAAGGATTGGCAGAAGGGAAAGATGCCTGAGATCATAGATGGATACTGTTTCTGCCCCCTTGCCATAGACATCATACAG GTTAGCAACTGTGCTGTGAAAGAATGCAAGTCTATTCTGGGCAACAAGAGCAAAGGCCAGAGAATCCTGTCCAAGCTGGAAAGCTTCTTAATAAG CTATAAACACTCTCTGGATGAGTTTATGAAAGGAAGACGAGACAACACACAGGCCATCTTGAAAGCTAACCTGGTTAGCATCAAGCAAATCAG GGACTTCATAATAGGAGAAGACGACTCAATGTCAGAGGAGATAAAAGCAaaatgtttgcttactttaaTGTCCATGAAAGATTGTGGCAATGGATACTTCATTGGTCCCATGCAAGAAGAGCTAAAG GTGCAGTATAAAAGGTTGTGGACTCATGACTGGCTTACAGGAAGTCAAAATGTACTGGAAAACATTCTAGAGGCTCTGTACAAGAACTTGGAAAACTTCACAGATCTGAAACCTGTCTGTAGAGAG GAACTCCTGGGTAGGCTCCACACAGACGTGATGGTGGAGTATGtgaagaggatgatgaagaggaagatAAAGTTGAGAAACAGTGAACAGCAGGAGAATGCAGCCAGGTTACTAAGTGAAGACAACAGAAAACTCAATAGTTTCTTCATTGAAGAATGG GGTTCTAAAGAGAGCTGGCTGAGTGAGATCCTTCCTAAACTGGCAGAGGTCCTGAGACTACAAGACCCAGGGAGCATCCAGCTGGAGATTGTCACACTGGCTGTAGACCACCCTGACCTCAG cgttgccacaacggaccgaatgaatggcttcgctcgcatctttctccgctgccattactga
- the tnfaip2a gene encoding tumor necrosis factor alpha-induced protein 2a isoform X1 — translation MELIASFLILLLLAKVLLRTKKMDVAKGSGPRGMVYPKPDGQSDLRAVKDKIKKQLKIPGFKRCPKTPKPSTSNAVENPPPKEVVLSFMDHLSQKALAEASKHLISLEEQLFTQKSAQTEGGSPTRSGEEEDKLHADYQTLLVQLWMAVHDSFSPAPSREHLEVLRGAVIAVMQQEEQDRQWEDRPDGLSPPEWRPLRCRSTHNSLLQTMVESRLRNATVQQDIEGADNLSTDMKREVCKVGKCLKKDLLVVVRDVKDCYPQDLDICNLYARMYHRTFSTQLTELARSGLDVDDCTYLLFWINDYYPNTILQDKELKMNINSESMGSLVPEEDQAVLQEQYLAHKEDKVITWFNEALKNEVKDWQKGKMPEIIDGYCFCPLAIDIIQVSNCAVKECKSILGNKSKGQRILSKLESFLISYKHSLDEFMKGRRDNTQAILKANLVSIKQIRDFIIGEDDSMSEEIKAKCLLTLMSMKDCGNGYFIGPMQEELKVQYKRLWTHDWLTGSQNVLENILEALYKNLENFTDLKPVCREELLGRLHTDVMVEYVKRMMKRKIKLRNSEQQENAARLLSEDNRKLNSFFIEEWGSKESWLSEILPKLAEVLRLQDPGSIQLEIVTLAVDHPDLRTSHVSALLSLKTNLSAADTRTIKESLEENRLSLTTANDMPQFFSKVPVKWIIKIM, via the exons ATGGAGCTGATAGCATCGTTCCTTATTCTACTCTTGTTGGCAAAAGTATTGTTGCGGACTAAGAAGATGGATGTTG CGAAAGGATCCGGACCTCGTGGAATGGTTTACCCAAAACCAGACGGTCAAAGTGACCTCAGAGCAGTGAAGGATAAGATAAAAAAGCAACTGAAAATACCTGGCTTTAAGCGATGCCCAAAGACTCCAAAACCTAGCACCAGTAATGCAGTGGAGAACCCTCCTCCAAAGG AGGTAGTTCTAAGCTTCATGGATCACCTGAGTCAGAAAGCCTTGGCAGAGGCCTCCAAGCATCTGATCTCTCTGGAGGAGCAGCTCTTCACTCAGAAAAGTGCACAGACTGAGGGGGGGAGTCCGACCAGgagtggggaagaggaggacaagctgCATGCAGACTATCAAACTCTACTGGTCCAGTTATGGATGGCTGTTCATGACAGCTTCAGTCCCGCGCCTTCAAGAGAACACCTGGAGGTTCTGCGTGGTGCTGTGATCGCCGTAATGCAACAGGAAGAGCAAGACCGCCAATGGGAGGACCGCCCGGATGGTCTCAGTCCTCCTGAATGGCGTCCTCTTAGGTGCCGAAGCACCCACAACTCATTGCTTCAAACGATGGTGGAGTCACGGTTGAGGAATGCAACCGTGCAACAAGATATTGAAGGTGCAGACAACCTGTCAACAGATATGAAGCGGGAGGTGTGTAAGGTGGGGAAATGCTTGAAGAAAGACCTTCTTGTGGTCGTCAGAGACGTGAAAGACTGCTACCCACAGGATTTGGATATTTGTAATCTGTACGCACGCATGTATCACCGAACCTTCTCCACACAACTAACAGAGCTAGCccgttctggacttgatgtggATGACTGTACCTATCTTCTGTTCTGGATCAATGATTACTATCCAAA CACCATCTTGCAAGATAAAGAACTTAAAATGAACATCAACAGTGAGTCCATGGGAAGCCTTGTGCCTGAAGAAGACCAGGCAGTATTACAGGAACAGTATCTAGCACACAAAGAG GATAAAGTAATAACTTGGTTTAATGAAGCTCTAAAGAACGAAGTGAAGGATTGGCAGAAGGGAAAGATGCCTGAGATCATAGATGGATACTGTTTCTGCCCCCTTGCCATAGACATCATACAG GTTAGCAACTGTGCTGTGAAAGAATGCAAGTCTATTCTGGGCAACAAGAGCAAAGGCCAGAGAATCCTGTCCAAGCTGGAAAGCTTCTTAATAAG CTATAAACACTCTCTGGATGAGTTTATGAAAGGAAGACGAGACAACACACAGGCCATCTTGAAAGCTAACCTGGTTAGCATCAAGCAAATCAG GGACTTCATAATAGGAGAAGACGACTCAATGTCAGAGGAGATAAAAGCAaaatgtttgcttactttaaTGTCCATGAAAGATTGTGGCAATGGATACTTCATTGGTCCCATGCAAGAAGAGCTAAAG GTGCAGTATAAAAGGTTGTGGACTCATGACTGGCTTACAGGAAGTCAAAATGTACTGGAAAACATTCTAGAGGCTCTGTACAAGAACTTGGAAAACTTCACAGATCTGAAACCTGTCTGTAGAGAG GAACTCCTGGGTAGGCTCCACACAGACGTGATGGTGGAGTATGtgaagaggatgatgaagaggaagatAAAGTTGAGAAACAGTGAACAGCAGGAGAATGCAGCCAGGTTACTAAGTGAAGACAACAGAAAACTCAATAGTTTCTTCATTGAAGAATGG GGTTCTAAAGAGAGCTGGCTGAGTGAGATCCTTCCTAAACTGGCAGAGGTCCTGAGACTACAAGACCCAGGGAGCATCCAGCTGGAGATTGTCACACTGGCTGTAGACCACCCTGACCTCAG AACCAGTCATGTATCCGCCCTGCTCTCCCTCAAAACCAACTTGTCGGCAGCTGATACTCGCACCATCAAAGAAAGCCTGGAGGAGAACCGCCTCTCGCTCACCACAGCCAATGACATGCCTCAGTTCTTCTCTAAGGTTCCAGTGAAATGGATAATCAAGATCATGTGA
- the tnfaip2a gene encoding tumor necrosis factor alpha-induced protein 2a isoform X2 has translation MVYPKPDGQSDLRAVKDKIKKQLKIPGFKRCPKTPKPSTSNAVENPPPKEVVLSFMDHLSQKALAEASKHLISLEEQLFTQKSAQTEGGSPTRSGEEEDKLHADYQTLLVQLWMAVHDSFSPAPSREHLEVLRGAVIAVMQQEEQDRQWEDRPDGLSPPEWRPLRCRSTHNSLLQTMVESRLRNATVQQDIEGADNLSTDMKREVCKVGKCLKKDLLVVVRDVKDCYPQDLDICNLYARMYHRTFSTQLTELARSGLDVDDCTYLLFWINDYYPNTILQDKELKMNINSESMGSLVPEEDQAVLQEQYLAHKEDKVITWFNEALKNEVKDWQKGKMPEIIDGYCFCPLAIDIIQVSNCAVKECKSILGNKSKGQRILSKLESFLISYKHSLDEFMKGRRDNTQAILKANLVSIKQIRDFIIGEDDSMSEEIKAKCLLTLMSMKDCGNGYFIGPMQEELKVQYKRLWTHDWLTGSQNVLENILEALYKNLENFTDLKPVCREELLGRLHTDVMVEYVKRMMKRKIKLRNSEQQENAARLLSEDNRKLNSFFIEEWGSKESWLSEILPKLAEVLRLQDPGSIQLEIVTLAVDHPDLRTSHVSALLSLKTNLSAADTRTIKESLEENRLSLTTANDMPQFFSKVPVKWIIKIM, from the exons ATGGTTTACCCAAAACCAGACGGTCAAAGTGACCTCAGAGCAGTGAAGGATAAGATAAAAAAGCAACTGAAAATACCTGGCTTTAAGCGATGCCCAAAGACTCCAAAACCTAGCACCAGTAATGCAGTGGAGAACCCTCCTCCAAAGG AGGTAGTTCTAAGCTTCATGGATCACCTGAGTCAGAAAGCCTTGGCAGAGGCCTCCAAGCATCTGATCTCTCTGGAGGAGCAGCTCTTCACTCAGAAAAGTGCACAGACTGAGGGGGGGAGTCCGACCAGgagtggggaagaggaggacaagctgCATGCAGACTATCAAACTCTACTGGTCCAGTTATGGATGGCTGTTCATGACAGCTTCAGTCCCGCGCCTTCAAGAGAACACCTGGAGGTTCTGCGTGGTGCTGTGATCGCCGTAATGCAACAGGAAGAGCAAGACCGCCAATGGGAGGACCGCCCGGATGGTCTCAGTCCTCCTGAATGGCGTCCTCTTAGGTGCCGAAGCACCCACAACTCATTGCTTCAAACGATGGTGGAGTCACGGTTGAGGAATGCAACCGTGCAACAAGATATTGAAGGTGCAGACAACCTGTCAACAGATATGAAGCGGGAGGTGTGTAAGGTGGGGAAATGCTTGAAGAAAGACCTTCTTGTGGTCGTCAGAGACGTGAAAGACTGCTACCCACAGGATTTGGATATTTGTAATCTGTACGCACGCATGTATCACCGAACCTTCTCCACACAACTAACAGAGCTAGCccgttctggacttgatgtggATGACTGTACCTATCTTCTGTTCTGGATCAATGATTACTATCCAAA CACCATCTTGCAAGATAAAGAACTTAAAATGAACATCAACAGTGAGTCCATGGGAAGCCTTGTGCCTGAAGAAGACCAGGCAGTATTACAGGAACAGTATCTAGCACACAAAGAG GATAAAGTAATAACTTGGTTTAATGAAGCTCTAAAGAACGAAGTGAAGGATTGGCAGAAGGGAAAGATGCCTGAGATCATAGATGGATACTGTTTCTGCCCCCTTGCCATAGACATCATACAG GTTAGCAACTGTGCTGTGAAAGAATGCAAGTCTATTCTGGGCAACAAGAGCAAAGGCCAGAGAATCCTGTCCAAGCTGGAAAGCTTCTTAATAAG CTATAAACACTCTCTGGATGAGTTTATGAAAGGAAGACGAGACAACACACAGGCCATCTTGAAAGCTAACCTGGTTAGCATCAAGCAAATCAG GGACTTCATAATAGGAGAAGACGACTCAATGTCAGAGGAGATAAAAGCAaaatgtttgcttactttaaTGTCCATGAAAGATTGTGGCAATGGATACTTCATTGGTCCCATGCAAGAAGAGCTAAAG GTGCAGTATAAAAGGTTGTGGACTCATGACTGGCTTACAGGAAGTCAAAATGTACTGGAAAACATTCTAGAGGCTCTGTACAAGAACTTGGAAAACTTCACAGATCTGAAACCTGTCTGTAGAGAG GAACTCCTGGGTAGGCTCCACACAGACGTGATGGTGGAGTATGtgaagaggatgatgaagaggaagatAAAGTTGAGAAACAGTGAACAGCAGGAGAATGCAGCCAGGTTACTAAGTGAAGACAACAGAAAACTCAATAGTTTCTTCATTGAAGAATGG GGTTCTAAAGAGAGCTGGCTGAGTGAGATCCTTCCTAAACTGGCAGAGGTCCTGAGACTACAAGACCCAGGGAGCATCCAGCTGGAGATTGTCACACTGGCTGTAGACCACCCTGACCTCAG AACCAGTCATGTATCCGCCCTGCTCTCCCTCAAAACCAACTTGTCGGCAGCTGATACTCGCACCATCAAAGAAAGCCTGGAGGAGAACCGCCTCTCGCTCACCACAGCCAATGACATGCCTCAGTTCTTCTCTAAGGTTCCAGTGAAATGGATAATCAAGATCATGTGA